A part of Cannabis sativa cultivar Pink pepper isolate KNU-18-1 chromosome 6, ASM2916894v1, whole genome shotgun sequence genomic DNA contains:
- the LOC133039438 gene encoding LRR receptor-like serine/threonine-protein kinase ERL2, with protein sequence MNISHIPMFIGSFKELADLFICGNPITGIIPPQLGNLTKLETLFLQSTSQMIIENPGWLSQLTSLKQLVLTNCQLLKVPDHISASSLSHSNYSFTSLQEIEIVDGFIHPATINWLLNYSVKLNGLELSNNNLRGTLHDLLGNISSSIKNSLESLLLSFNQLGGLILDDFKNTIPSLTNLRLDNNQLEGHFPNRLKRFPNLKSLVISHNQFFGLLPDLSSMPNLERFEASNNKFSGVSSESIAKLDYLYLLIVFINSLTGYVSHVNLQCPSLST encoded by the coding sequence ATGAACATTAGTCATATTCCAATGTTTATTGGGTCTTTCAAAGAGCTTGCAGATCTTTTTATTTGCGGGAATCCCATCACTGGAATCATTCCTCCACAGCTTGGAAATCTCACCAAATTGGAAACTCTTTTTCTTCAAAGCACTTCTCAAATGATTATTGAAAACCCTGGATGGCTCTCCCAACTTACTTCTCTGAAGCAACTCGTCTTAACTAATTGCCAACTTCTTAAGGTACCTGATCATATTTCAGCATCATCTCTTTCCCATTCAAACTATTCCTTCACTTCTCTTCAAGAAATTGAAATCGTTGACGGTTTTATACATCCTGCAACCATTAATTGGTTACTAAATTATAGTGTTAAACTAAATGGTTTGGAATTATCTAATAACAACCTTAGAGGAACATTACATGATCTTCTTGGAAATATATCAAGTTCTATCAAGAATTCCTTAGAGTCTTTGCTATTGAGTTTTAACCAACTTGGTGGATTGATTCTTGATGACTTTAAAAACACCATTCCATCTTTGACTAATCTTCGTCTTGACAATAATCAGTTGGAAGGTCATTTTCCTAACCGTTTGAAAAGATTTCCCAATCTTAAAAGTCTAGTTATAAGTCATAACCAATTCTTTGGATTATTACCTGACCTTTCATCAATGCCAAATTTGGAACGTTTCGAAGCATCTAACAATAAGTTTAGTGGTGTTTCAAGTGAGAGTATTGCAAAGCTTGATTatttatatttgttaattgtcTTCATAAATTCTCTCACTGGGTATGTGTCTCATGTAAATCTACAATGCCCGAGCTTAAGTACTTAG
- the LOC133039439 gene encoding receptor-like protein EIX2 produces MSLKFDSKYYIPSFQLQIISLASCKLATEFPNWLKTQTNLKKLDISNSGIYGPVPKWFTNITPNLNYLNMSLNLLNNTLSNFPLAYPHMFDDVIVDLSSNQFQDSVPPSLLVHATCLYLSNNKFNRFSSFLCEAKERVKSTKLLDLSNNNLFENIPDCWENFSQLFVLNLGYNKLFGNIPNSINIKSLKTLQLRHNNFSGNFPSSLKDCTSLLVLDLENNSLEGPIPSWIGEKLSNLVFLSLKSNKFDGVIPLSLCQLTQIQILDLSSNDLSIAIPSCIKNFTSMIRVNNSTKTIPSDVRFSNGPIPDLSRCSHCSYSEYTFSYENYASIIWKGVQYEYGKILGLLRVIDLSCNKLNGEIPMKVTHLSLLGALNLSMNNLSEKIPIQIGKLTNLQVLDFSYNKINGEIHTSLAEVSFLSYLDLSNNRLTGRIPTGPQLQLFNAYAYSMNLGLCGNPLPSSCPGDDDNESSHVPASNLARDDDGGEWFV; encoded by the coding sequence ATGTCATTGAAATTCGATTCCAAATATTATATCCCCTCATTTCAATTGCAAATCATTAGTTTGGCTTCTTGTAAGTTAGCTACCGAATTTCCTAATTGGCTAAAAACTCAAACAAATCTCAAAAAACTAGACATTTCTAATTCTGGTATTTATGGTCCTGTCCCTAAATGGTTCACAAATATAACTCCCAACTTGAACTACTTAAACATGTCTCTTAACCTTCTTAACAACACATTGTCCAATTTTCCACTAGCATACCCACATATGTTTGATGATGTAATAGTTGACTTAAGTTCCAATCAATTCCAAGATTCTGTCCCACCTTCTCTTCTCGTTCACGCAACATGCTTGTATCTCTCCAACAACAAGTTCAACAGATTCAGTTCTTTCCTATGTGAAGCAAAAGAGCGAGTCAAGTCAACAAAATTACTTGAcctctcaaataataatttatttgagAACATTCCTGATTGTTGGGAGAATTTCTCACAATTATTTGTACTTAATTTAGGATACAATAAGTTGTTCGGAAATATCCCCAACTCTATTAATATAAAAAGTTTGAAAACTTTACAATTGAGGCACAACAACTTCTCAGGAAATTTTCCTTCCTCCTTGAAAGATTGCACTTCACTTCTAGTTCTAGATTTGGAGAACAATAGTTTGGAAGGTCCAATACCATCATGGATTGGAGAAAAACTAAGCAACTTGGTTTTTCTTAGTTTGAAGTCAAATAAATTTGATGGAGTTATACCATTGAGTCTTTGTCAGCTTACTCAAATACAAATATTAGATTTATCTTCTAATGATTTGTCAATAGCCATTCCTTCTTGCATTAAAAATTTTACTTCAATGATTCGAGTAAATAATTCAACGAAGACCATTCCGTCAGATGTGAGATTTTCTAATGGTCCAATACCAGACCTGAGCAGATGTAGTCATTGCAGTTACAGTGAGTATACATTTTCTTATGAGAATTATGCATCCATCATATGGAAAGGGGTACAATACGAGTATGGGAAGATTTTGGGATTACTAAGAGTTATTGACCTATCATGTAACAAATTGAATGGAGAGATTCCTATGAAAGTGACTCATCTCTCTTTGTTGGGTGCTTTAAATCTATCAATGAATAATTTGTCTGAAAAAATTCCGATACAGATTGGGAAACTGACCAACCTACAAGTGCTTGATTTTTCctacaataaaataaatggtGAAATTCACACAAGCTTAGCTGAAGTATCTTTTTTAAGTTACTTGGATCTATCAAATAATCGATTGACAGGAAGAATCCCTACTGGTCCTCAATTACAACTCTTCAATGCTTACGCATATTCCATGAACCTTGGTCTTTGTGGAAATCCTCTACCAAGTTCATGCCCCGGAGATGATGATAATGAGTCTTCGCATGTTCCCGCTTCAAATTTAGCTCGTGATGACGATGGTGGAGAATGGTttgtgtaa
- the LOC115725402 gene encoding receptor-like protein EIX2 yields the protein MMSILFVVGFMFMLLFSTTANVVNSNERNNTPQCIPKEREALLKFKTTLNDSQGNYLSSWSNNSTTQNCCEWRHITCDDQTSHVVYVDTSGIDTLGGEIDSSLAELHHLKELYLSDMNISRIPKFIGSFKELTNLDLSENPISGIIPPQLGNLTKLEYLDLSKGTSQMTIDNPRWLSQLTSLENLYISNCRLLKVPDHTSSSSISHSNYSFTSLQHLEISQSFIHPATITWLLNSTINLEFLYLNDNNLSGTILHDLLGNISSSSKNSLKSLQLSSNQLGGLIVDDFENTFPYLSELTLDNNQLEGNFPNRLKTFPNLERLDVSHNKFVGLLPDLSSMPNLISFIASNNKFSGTLSESIGKLDNLRDLDVSSNHLSGYVSHVLNLQCPSLKYLDISYNLDMTSKFNSKYPIIPSFKLVFINLASCKLGPEFPNWLQTQTELIYLDISNSSISGPLPNWFPNITSNLNYLNMSHNLLNNNLTNFPLSQEADPVLVDLSSNQFQGSIPPSLLVNATYLYLSNNKFNEFSCGANEWDKSIAVIDISNNNLFGNIPDCWENFKQLGVLNLGYNKLSGKIPSFINMTSIKTLQLRHNNFSGNFPSSLKYCTSLEVLDLGRNTLKGPIPSWIGEKLNNLVFLSLKSNKFYGSIPFNLCQLTQIQILDFSSNNLSGSIPSCIKNFTAMAQINSSETTISSIMEIDHYPNFCPRYNRGCFDFIWYDNNASITWKGAQHEYVRILGLLRVIDLSSNKLTGEIPIEVTHLSQLVALNLSRNNLSGKIPRKIGKLINLEVLDLSHNRISGKIPIGLAEVSYLNYLDLSNNQLSGRIPTGTQLQGFNAATYAMNLCLCGTPLPSSCPGDDDDESSHVPAYDSAHDDNDKNGGEWLDFSWFYKGIGGGFIIGFCGVCGNLLINNSWRASYFRLMQNIGDWLYVMIIIKWNFLRRKLIEH from the coding sequence ATGATGAGTATTTTATTTGTAGTGGGGTTTATGTTTATGCTCTTGTTTTCCACAACTGCAAATGTGGTGAATTCAAATGAGCGTAATAATACACCTCAATGCATTCccaaagagagagaggctcTCTTAAAGTTTAAGACCACTTTAAATGATTCTCAAGGGAATTATCTATCCTCCTGGTCCAATAATAGCACCACTCAAAACTGTTGTGAATGGAGACACATCACTTGTGACGACCAAACCAGCCATGTTGTTTATGTTGATACTAGTGGAATTGACACACTTGGTGGCGAGATTGACTCTTCGTTGGCCGAACTacatcatttgaaggaattgtACCTCTCTGACATGAACATCAGTCGGATCCCAAAGTTTATTGGCTCTTTCAAAGAGCTTACAAATCTCGATCTTAGTGAAAATCCAATAAGTGGAATTATTCCTCCACAGCTTGGAAATCTCACTAAATTGGAATATCTTGATCTTTCAAAAGGGACTTCTCAAATGACTATTGATAACCCTCGATGGCTCTCCCAACTTACTTCTCTAGAGAATCTCTACATATCAAATTGTCGCCTTCTCAAGGTACCTGATCATACTTCATCATCCTCTATTTCCCATTCAAACTATTCCTTCACTTCTCTTCAACATCTTGAAATCTCTCAAAGTTTTATACATCCTGCAACAATTACTTGGTTACTAAATTCTACTATTAACCTAGAATTCTTGTATTTAAATGATAACAATCTTAGTGGAACAATATTACATGATCTTCTTGGAAATATATCAAGTTCCTCCAAGAATTCCTTAAAGTCTTTGCAGTTGAGTTCTAACCAACTTGGTGGGTTGATTGTTGATGACTTTGAAAATACCTTCCCTTATTTGAGTGAGCTTACTCTTGACAATAATCAGTTGGAAGGTAATTTTCCTAACCGTTTGAAAACATTTCCCAATCTTGAAAGATTAGATGTAAGTCATAACAAGTTCGTAGGATTATTGCCTGACCTTTCATCAATGCCAAATCTAATTAGTTTCATTGCATCCAACAATAAGTTCAGTGGTACTTTAAGTGAGAGTATTGGCAAGCTTGACAATTTAAGGGACTTAGATGTCTCTTCAAATCATCTTAGTGGGTATGTCTCTCACGTACTAAATCTACAATGCCCGAGCTTGAAGTACCTAGATATTTCCTATAACTTAGACATGACATCTAAATTCAACTCCAAATATCCTATCATCCCCTCATTTAAATTGGTATTCATAAATTTGGCTTCTTGCAAGTTAGGTCCTGAATTTCCTAATTGGCTACAAACCCAAACAGAACTCATATATCTAGACATTTCTAATTCAAGTATTTCTGGTCCTCTTCCTAATTGGTTCCCAAATATAACTTCCAACTtgaattatttaaatatgtCTCACAACCTTCTTAACAACAACTTGACCAATTTTCCACTTTCACAAGAAGCTGATCCTGTACTAGTTGACTTAAGTTCCAACCAATTCCAAGGTTCTATCCCACCTTCCCTTCTCGTTAATGCAACCTACTTGTATCTCTCCAATAACAAGTTCAACGAATTCAGTTGTGGAGCAAATGAGTGGGACAAGTCAATAGCAGTAATTGATATTTCTAATAACAATTTATTTGGAAACATTCCTGATTGTTGGGAAAATTTCAAACAATTGGGTGTACTTAATTTAGGATACAATAAGTTGTCTGGAAAGATTCCTAGCTTTATCAATATGACAAGTATTAAAACTTTACAATTGAGGCACAATAATTTCTCAGGAAATTTTCCTTCCTCATTGAAATATTGCACTTCACTTGAAGTTCTAGATTTGGGGAGAAACACTTTGAAAGGTCCAATACCCTCATGGATTGGGGAAAAACTAAACAACTTAGTTTTTCTCAGTTTGAAGTCAAATAAGTTTTATGGAAGTATCCCATTCAATCTTTGTCAACTTACTCAAATACAAATATTAGATTTCTCTTCTAATAATTTATCAGGATCCATACCTTCTTGTATTAAGAATTTCACTGCAATGGCTCAAATAAATTCTTCAGAGACGACCATCTCTTCAATCATGGAAATAGATCATTATCCTAATTTTTGTCCTAGATACAATCGTGGTTGTTTTGATTTCATTTGGTATGACAATAATGCTTCAATCACATGGAAAGGGGCACAACACGAGTATGTGAGGATTTTAGGATTACTAAGAGTTATTGACCTATCAAGTAACAAATTGACTGGGGAGATTCCTATAGAAGTGACTCATCTCTCTCAGTTGGTTGCACTAAATTTATCAAGGAATAATTTGTCTGGAAAAATTCCTAGAAAGATTGGGAAACTAATCAATCTTGAAGTGCTTGATTTGTCTCATAATAGAATAAGTGGAAAAATTCCCATAGGCCTTGCTGAGGTATCATACTTGAATTACTTAGATCTATCAAATAATCAATTGTCAGGAAGAATCCCTACTGGTACTCAATTACAAGGCTTCAATGCTGCTACATATGCCATGAATCTTTGTCTTTGTGGAACTCCTCTACCAAGTTCATGCCCtggagatgatgatgatgagtctTCGCATGTTCCCGCTTACGATTCAGCTCATGATGACAATGATAAAAATGGTGGAGAATGGCTTGACTTTTCGTGGTTTTACAAGGGAATTGGAGGTGGATTCATTATTGGATTTTGTGGTGTGTGTGGAAACTTATTAATCAATAATTCTTGGAGAGCTTCCTATTTTCGATTGATGCAAAATATTGGAGACTGGCTTTATGTGATGATCATCATTAAATGGAATTTCTTGAGGAGAAAACTTATTGAGCACTAA
- the LOC115695571 gene encoding uncharacterized protein LOC115695571, with protein MGYLSSRPLKTDWFGSLRPQLQTKRVNVYSACPVCRGAEETIVHALVTCPKVQVVWNRVGIGTGTPGSVGNIISDDIDNFFDWFVKIFNEENMANKLLMSALCWAIWDGRNEMVWRKKETSVESIVMSAKGYLDHWTSAQNSLIETSWTGLQSGDGAELWCPPMENSIKINVDAAMFSEANSYGIGLVARDRHSPLLEARTECFIGRVNPEVAEAISVREALSWIKNRNWPRVVVEIDCLTVVQALRSSIHMVSLFGQIINECKQLMLELGHVSVYFIKRSANVVAHNFARASHLYSGCIFGLEDVPTNLLPCLVTEFDG; from the exons ATGGGATACCTCTCCTCTCGGCCATTGAAGACCGACTGGTTTGGAAGCTTGAGACCTCAG CTCCAAACAAAAAGAGTAAATGTTTACTCTGCCTGTCCAGTTTGCCGTGGGGCTGAGGAAACTATAGTCCATGCACTTGTTACTTGTCCAAAGGTTCAAGTTGTATGGAACCGTGTGGGCATTGGCACTGGAACTCCTGGGTCAGTCGGCAACATCATAAGTGATGATATTGATAATTTCTTTGATTGGTTTGTGAAGATTTTCAATGAGGAAAATATGGCCAACAAATTATTAATGTCTGCTTTATGTTGGGCTATTTGGGATGGAAGAAATGAGATGGTATGGCGTAAGAAAGAAACTTCAGTAGAAAGCATAGTAATGTCGGCAAAAGGTTATCTTGATCACTGGACAAGTGCTCAAAATTCTCTCATTGAGACATCATGGACTGGTTTACAGTCGGGTGATGGGGCAGAGCTTTGGTGTCCTCCCATGGAAAATAGTATCAAGATCAATGTGGACGCTGCTATGTTTAGTGAAGCAAATTCTTATGGCATTGGTTTAGTGGCAAGAGATAGACACAGCCCTTTATTGGAAGCTCGTACAGAATGCTTTATTGGTAGAGTTAATCCTGAAGTTGCTGAGGCTATCAGTGTGAGAGAAGCTTTAAGTTGGATCAAAAATCGTAACTGGCCAAGAGTTGTTGTGGAAATTGACTGCTTAACAGTGGTTCAGGCTCTACGCAGCTCTATCCATATGGTTTCTTTATTTGGTCAAATTATCAATGAATGTAAACAACTCATGTTAGAGTTGGGTCATGttagtgtttattttattaaacgaTCAGCAAATGTTGTAGCTCATAACTTCGCAAGGGCTTCTCATTTATATTCTGGTTGTATCTTTGGTTTGGAGGATGTTCCAACCAATTTGTTACCTTGTTTGGTAACGGAGTTTGATGGTTAA